A genomic segment from Spinacia oleracea cultivar Varoflay chromosome 3, BTI_SOV_V1, whole genome shotgun sequence encodes:
- the LOC130469566 gene encoding uncharacterized protein produces MSAIWLLLRYGSHSFDIRVGDMEKYRLLKLFLDIFEESVKQDVFLPSTFSLYVEGPCGKVELNDDKTLRLLWGWNWGKDTAEIWVEGTDKPGLVFRNAVATIENHRKEKERQLKERQEELLRAQREEEEAMRKQQEREDILREIQEQMEYTVAMEVPVVDCEDMKVEYVRVISKDDADEVFPGCSQPKQTQESPKKQPTPPKHTNHVASKSKGKDKPASKKLTPKRRASAKQPTPQKQPTPPKQPTKQPTPPPPPPPPHKEPTQPKQQQHTPPPEHPTSPPQQQQHTPPPEHPTSPPQHHTPPPPPQNPTPPQNNQTDEPNNQAPPDQAQPVKKKGGRARPEGFRVNKVTAKKAGTWVSKGKGKGRKGTGRSKTPGVFADVGEICSEEESEDSDYEESDSEQEDVLNDWIDSDVDDEVIPDDIPDLGFEDCLNGSSKMDKAYKNGKIWTDQPYGSIKLEPWLIFHDKATFLEVLRSYCIQEGFGLSVERADNRRYTAVCAVESCDWRIHASRLFDNVSWAIKVISGSHRTCGRLEENPVVTSEWLCKHMLGEIEANPEIPVETLRRYAQEKFQLRVKKRLLYKVRSMAKGKLHGGWAEAYELLPRYAEMIKQTNPGSHALITWGASSGDVNPKFRACFFSFAAQVRGFLRGCRPIIGIDGAHLSGFYKGILLTAVGIDGNNEIFVLAYGIVDTESCDSWTYFMRCLRQMFEQEGCNRDDWTFISDRMKGVELAVRETFPRATRRVCCQHLYMNCKNNGFSGSAFHKLFWIAANAYNEYITPELVRVGARFDKAVDMEEGQLTAYALKELEERTAESRLCYATACGGGEFEVRDGHVNFPIRLATRSCACGKWQICGIPCKHALRVIYDQRMNPHDFISPWFKAAAYKLTYAEHIHPMADPSQWPDFGLPSIQPPTIKRPSGRPAKKRKRGANEPKKGKRNTNVKCGKCREFGHNSRTCKSGGTSATGPSTSKSGAAGASTSNGGPNTRKRSKAAA; encoded by the exons ATGAGTGCTATTTGGTTGTTACTACGTTATGGGTCACATAGTTTTGATATTAGAGTGGGAGACATGGAAAAATATCGTTTGTTGAAGTTGTTTCTTGATATCTTTGAGGAATCAGTTAAGCAAGATGTTTTTTTGCCTAGTACCTTTAGCTTGTATGTTGAGGGTCCTTGTGGTAAGGTTGAATTGAATGATGATAAGACTTTAAGGCTTCTGTGGGGATGGAATTGGGGTAAAGACACTGCTGAAATTTGGGTTGAGGGAACAGATAAACCAGGATTGGTGTTTAGGAATGCTGTTGCAACAATTGAGAATCATAGAAAGGAAAAAGAGAGACAACTTAAGGAGAGACAAGAGGAACTGTTGAGGGCTCaaagagaggaggaagaggCAATGAGGAAACAACAGGAAAGGGAGGACATTTTGAGGGAAATACAGGAACAAATGGAGTACACTGTGGCTATGGAGGTCCCTGTTGTTGATTGTGAGGACATGAAGGTTGAGTATGTGAGAGTCATTAGCAAAGATGATGCTGATGAGGTGTTTCCAGGTTGCTCTCAACCAAAACAAACACAAGAATCCCCAAAGAAACAACCCACCCCACCCAAACACACAAATCATGTTGCTTCTAAGTCAAAAGGCAAGGATAAGCCTGCTTCTAAGAAACTAACCCCCAAAAGGAGGGCATCAGCTAAACAACCCACCCCACAGAAACAACCCACCCCACCTAAACAACCCACCAAACAACCTacaccaccacccccaccaccCCCACCACATAAAGAACCCACCCaaccaaaacaacaacaacacacaccacCACCAGAACATCCCACCTCtccaccacaacaacaacaacacacaccacCACCAGAACATCCCACCTCTCCACCACAACATCAcacccctccaccaccaccacaaaatCCCACTCCACCACAGAACAACCAAACTGATGAGCCTAACAATCAAGCACCACCTGATCAAGCTCAGCCAGTGAAAAAGAAGGGGGGCAGAGCTAGACCTGAGGGGTTTAGGGTTAACAAAGTCACTGCTAAGAAGGCTGGAACTTGGGTTTCCAAGGGAAAGGGAAAAGGGAGAAAGGGTACAGGAAGGTCTAAGACACCAGGGGTTTTTGCTGATGTTGGTGAGATATGTTCAGAAGAGGAGAGTGAGGATTCTGATTATGAGGAATCAGATTCTGAACAAGAGGATGTTCTGAATGATTGGATTGATtctgatgttgatgatgaggtGATTCCTGATGATATTCCTGATTTGGGGTTTGAGGATTGTCTAAATGGTTCCTCAAAGATGGATAAGGCCTATAAAAATGGCAAAATATGGACTGATCAACCATATGGGTCCATTAAGTTAGAACCCTGGTTGATCTTTCATGATAAGGCCACATTTCTTGAAGTGTTGAGAAGTTACTGCATACAGGAGGGGTTTGGGCTTAGTGTTGAGAGGGCTGATAATAGGAGGTACACAGCAGTTTGTGCAGTGGAGTCATGTGACTGGAGGATACATGCCAGTAGGTTGTTTGACAATGTTAGCTGGGCCATTAAGGTGATCAGTGGGTCCCACAGAACTTGTGGGAGGCTTGAGGAGAATCCAGTAGTGACCTCTGAGTGGTTGTGTAAGCATATGTTGGGGGAAATAGAGGCAAATCCAGAGATTCCAGTGGAGACATTGAGGAGGTATGCACAGGAGAAGTTTCAGTTGAGGGTGAAAAAGAGGCTATTGTACAAGGTCAGGAGTATGGCAAAGGGAAAGCTGCATGGTGGTTGGGCTGAAGCATATGAGCTGTTGCCTAGATATGCTGAGATGATTAAGCAAACAAACCCAGGGAGTCATGCACTTATAACATGGGGGGCCAGTAGTGGGGATGTGAACCCAAAATTCAGAGCTTGCTTCTTCTCATTTGCTGCACAAGTCAGGGGGTTTCTAAGGGGTTGTAGGCCCATAATTGGAATAGATGGGGCTCATTTAAGTGGTTTCTACAAGGGCATTCTACTGACAGCAGTTGGCATAGATGGGAATAATGAAATTTTTGTTCTTGCCTATGGGATAGTAGACACTGAGAGTTGTGACAGTTGGACCTACTTCATGAGATGTTTGAGGCAAATGTTTGAGCAGGAGGGTTGCAACAGAGATGATTGGACCTTCATCAGTGATAGGATGAAG GGTGTTGAGTTGGCAGTTAGAGAAACTTTTCCTAGAGCAACTAGGAGAGTTTGCTGCCAACACCTATACATGAATTGTAAGAACAATGGCTTCAGTGGATCTGCATTCCACAAGCTATTTTGGATAGCTGCTAATGCATACAATGAGTATATTACCCCTGAacttgtt AGGGTGGGGGCTAGATTTGACAAGGCAGTTGACATGGAGGAAGGTCAGCTCACTGCATATGCATTGAAAGAGTTAGAGGAGAGGACAGCTGAGTCCAGGTTATGTTATGCCACAGCATGTGGAGGGGGTGAATTTGAGGTTAGGGATGGACATGTCAACTTCCCAATTAGGCTTGCAACAAGAAGTTGTGCCTGTGGGAAGTGGCAGATCTGTGGAATCCCCTGCAAGCATGCACTGAGGGTCATATATGACCAAAGGATGAACCCCCATGATTTCATATCCCCATGGTTCAAGGCTGCTGCATACAAGCTAACCTATGCAGAACATATTCATCCTATGGCAGATCCATCTCAGTGGCCTGACTTTGGTCTTCCTTCCATTCAGCCTCCAACCATCAAAAGACCATCTGGCAGACCtgctaagaagagaaagagaggggCAAATGAACCAAAGAAAGGGAAGAGGAACACAAATGTGAAATGTGGAAAGTGTAGAGAGTTTGGTCACAACTCAAGAACATGCAAGAGTGGAGGAACAAGTGCCACTGGACCAAGTACTTCAAAGAGTGGTGCAGCAGGAGCAAGTACATCAAATGGGGGACCAAACACAAGGAAGAGGTCAAAGGCAGCTGCATAG